The Propionispora hippei DSM 15287 genome includes a window with the following:
- a CDS encoding M50 family metallopeptidase: MRIGCIQGIKLKLNNWFLIVLLLFVLAGLSSKITLLFSAVLWHELAHAIAARIAGLKVKEIELLPFGGVAKIDCLNEAGTRSEIFISFAGPVASLTLAACCYLAIQMTTTWQEILLFYYYVNLVLAVFNLLPALPLDGGRVLRAYLTSYYGYKKATTVTIKISRLVSAGLLFGAFWYYLYLNEINLTFIVSGVFIYVASQKEAIITGFRTMRILAGKKAKLTSRGLMPTTHFTVIEQVPVQELIHNFGPNEYYVVLIVQQDKLKYRGMLTETEIWEQLPEKGLHVPIGHFL; the protein is encoded by the coding sequence TTGCGGATTGGCTGTATTCAGGGAATTAAACTAAAGCTCAACAATTGGTTTTTAATAGTCCTGCTGCTTTTTGTACTGGCAGGTTTAAGCAGTAAAATTACACTCTTGTTTAGCGCTGTGTTATGGCATGAGCTTGCTCATGCCATTGCTGCACGTATTGCGGGATTAAAGGTCAAGGAAATTGAACTATTGCCTTTTGGCGGGGTGGCAAAGATAGATTGTTTAAATGAGGCGGGCACAAGAAGCGAAATATTTATTTCCTTCGCCGGCCCTGTTGCCAGCCTAACATTGGCAGCCTGCTGCTACTTGGCGATTCAGATGACGACAACCTGGCAAGAAATCTTGCTCTTTTATTATTACGTCAATCTTGTCCTGGCGGTCTTTAATCTGCTTCCGGCGCTGCCGCTTGACGGGGGAAGAGTTCTGAGGGCATATCTAACCTCTTACTATGGGTATAAAAAGGCAACAACCGTTACTATTAAAATTAGCAGACTGGTCAGTGCCGGGCTTTTATTCGGAGCATTTTGGTATTACTTATATCTTAATGAAATTAACTTAACTTTTATTGTCAGCGGGGTATTTATTTATGTAGCCTCACAGAAGGAAGCCATTATCACTGGCTTTCGCACGATGCGAATTTTAGCAGGCAAAAAGGCAAAGCTAACCTCGCGCGGTTTAATGCCCACTACACATTTTACCGTTATCGAGCAAGTTCCTGTTCAGGAGCTAATTCATAACTTTGGGCCCAATGAATATTATGTCGTGCTGATTGTTCAGCAGGATAAGCTGAAGTACCGGGGAATGCTAACGGAAACGGAAATTTGGGAACAGTTACCGGAAAAAGGGCTGCATGTTCCTATTGGCCATTTTTTATAA
- a CDS encoding TIGR03936 family radical SAM-associated protein — MPKTRLELTKEEEIRYISHLDYARTLERTIRRANLPVAYSEGFNPHMKISFASALAVGVTSSAEYLDIEWKEPVDSTTVIACLTQCLPTGIQIRRAKEATEKSPALMAVVNLATYKLLVTLPSVAMLDKAYESTERFNRTEHIHFVKETPKGKKEVLIKDFLLQDLKLSNNGNEVIIEAAIKITPTGSIKPGDVFSVLVDQFSFPAGKEAALIHRTGLYIAGQDQVITPLELS; from the coding sequence ATGCCTAAAACTCGTTTAGAATTAACCAAGGAAGAAGAAATCCGTTATATTTCACATTTAGATTATGCCCGGACGCTGGAGCGAACAATACGGCGGGCTAATTTGCCAGTCGCTTATTCGGAAGGCTTTAATCCTCATATGAAGATTTCCTTTGCGTCAGCCTTGGCAGTAGGCGTTACGAGCAGCGCGGAATATTTGGATATTGAATGGAAAGAACCGGTTGACTCTACTACAGTGATTGCCTGCTTGACGCAGTGTTTACCCACTGGCATACAGATAAGACGGGCAAAAGAAGCGACAGAAAAAAGCCCGGCCCTTATGGCGGTTGTAAACCTGGCAACGTATAAACTTTTGGTTACTTTGCCGTCAGTAGCCATGTTGGACAAGGCTTATGAAAGTACTGAGCGGTTTAATAGAACCGAGCATATTCACTTTGTAAAAGAGACCCCTAAGGGAAAGAAGGAAGTTCTTATAAAGGACTTTTTACTGCAGGACCTTAAGCTAAGCAATAATGGAAATGAAGTTATCATCGAAGCGGCTATCAAAATTACACCGACAGGCAGTATAAAACCGGGCGATGTTTTTTCAGTTCTGGTCGATCAATTTTCATTTCCTGCTGGCAAAGAAGCGGCTTTAATTCACCGTACCGGTCTTTATATTGCCGGACAGGATCAGGTGATAACGCCACTGGAGTTATCTTAA
- a CDS encoding murein hydrolase activator EnvC family protein, which yields MANLWNRWSDARTPRDNWRYTEHEYNYSWLKRPAIAILLFTAVYGAHISETYVGQIMDKGVHYILTTETDFTYVATQISQHLPNDLDLAVFKNMANQMPKPPDPLAYMTKPVEGKIVSFFGWNKNQVSQGELQQGIEIEVVPGSTIKSAAAGSVKLIADSQVYGKTVIIEHGNGLDTMYGYLGEVIVSQGEKVSQGQVIARSGNKKIYFELREQGKAIDPLTRIKYEAQTKEGK from the coding sequence ATGGCTAATTTATGGAATCGTTGGTCAGACGCCCGGACACCGCGGGATAATTGGCGTTACACGGAACATGAATATAATTATAGCTGGCTGAAACGCCCTGCTATTGCTATTCTTTTATTCACTGCTGTATACGGGGCCCACATATCGGAAACCTATGTGGGACAAATCATGGATAAAGGGGTTCATTATATATTGACGACCGAAACCGATTTTACCTATGTAGCTACGCAAATAAGCCAACACCTGCCTAATGACCTGGATTTAGCGGTTTTTAAGAATATGGCAAATCAAATGCCCAAACCGCCGGATCCTCTGGCTTACATGACAAAGCCGGTAGAAGGAAAAATCGTCAGTTTCTTTGGCTGGAATAAAAATCAGGTAAGTCAGGGTGAGCTTCAGCAAGGCATTGAGATAGAAGTCGTTCCCGGTTCGACAATAAAATCAGCAGCCGCAGGCAGTGTAAAATTGATTGCCGACAGTCAAGTTTATGGGAAAACAGTTATTATCGAACATGGTAATGGGCTGGATACTATGTACGGATATTTAGGTGAAGTCATTGTCAGTCAAGGAGAAAAAGTCAGCCAGGGGCAGGTCATTGCCCGTTCAGGTAATAAAAAAATATATTTTGAATTACGTGAACAGGGAAAAGCGATAGATCCGTTAACAAGAATTAAATATGAAGCCCAAACCAAGGAAGGGAAGTGA
- a CDS encoding Rne/Rng family ribonuclease: MLKTIVANIDPEETRMALLEDGELVEVSVERTESSNIVGNIYLGKVKNVLPGMQAVFVDIGREKNAFLYTGDVIPKTSGASPTANHPLTVGQDIMVQIIKDAIGSKGPRATTHLTLPGRYVVLMPTVDYIGISRRIANEAERERLKRLAETVRPSGMGIIVRTVAEGKSEEDLHKDVKYLSDLWTTLLSRAKIAHAPLLLYRDVNLVIRIVRDYLTADVDSFALDDQDAYDRVCDLLKFSSPDLIPKVRVHRGKGDIFSHFGIDDALEQISQRQVWLKCGGYIVIDRTEALTVIDVNTGKFVGNTNLSETVLKTNLEAAAEIARQVRLRDIGGIIIIDFIDMDKEEHKQNVLATLETALQRDRTKSNVLGLTALGLVEMTRKKARQNIESLLYMDCPCCQARGRIQSPETVCIQICRELRKITARPRLQGKLVIQTSPRVAGVLEKREDLQKMEQELNRRLISEAVPAMHDEVFSILYQDE; this comes from the coding sequence ATGCTAAAGACCATTGTCGCCAATATCGATCCGGAAGAAACAAGAATGGCATTGCTGGAAGACGGAGAATTAGTGGAAGTGTCGGTGGAACGTACAGAAAGTTCCAATATTGTCGGCAACATATATCTAGGGAAAGTAAAAAATGTATTGCCAGGCATGCAAGCTGTTTTTGTTGATATCGGGCGGGAAAAAAATGCGTTCTTATATACGGGAGATGTTATTCCCAAAACATCCGGTGCGTCCCCGACAGCAAATCATCCGTTGACAGTTGGTCAGGATATCATGGTTCAAATTATCAAGGATGCGATCGGCAGCAAGGGACCTCGTGCCACAACACATCTGACGTTGCCTGGGCGTTATGTTGTGCTTATGCCCACGGTAGACTATATAGGCATATCACGCAGGATTGCCAATGAGGCCGAACGGGAGCGGTTAAAACGGCTGGCTGAAACTGTACGACCATCCGGTATGGGGATTATCGTAAGGACTGTAGCGGAAGGAAAAAGCGAAGAAGATTTACATAAAGATGTGAAGTATTTAAGTGATCTTTGGACCACCTTATTATCCAGAGCTAAAATAGCGCATGCTCCTCTGCTTTTATACCGTGATGTAAATCTGGTCATTCGGATTGTACGGGACTACTTGACTGCGGATGTGGATAGCTTTGCTTTGGATGATCAGGACGCTTATGACCGAGTGTGTGATTTATTGAAATTTAGTTCGCCTGATTTAATACCCAAGGTACGGGTACATAGGGGAAAGGGAGATATTTTTTCTCATTTTGGAATAGACGATGCATTGGAACAAATAAGCCAGCGGCAAGTATGGCTAAAATGCGGCGGCTATATAGTTATTGACCGTACAGAAGCACTGACGGTTATTGACGTAAACACAGGAAAATTTGTCGGGAATACTAACTTGTCGGAAACCGTGCTTAAGACAAATTTGGAGGCGGCCGCCGAAATTGCCCGGCAGGTGCGCTTGCGGGATATTGGCGGTATTATCATTATTGATTTTATTGATATGGATAAAGAAGAGCACAAGCAAAATGTTCTTGCTACTTTGGAAACTGCCTTGCAAAGGGACCGGACCAAAAGTAATGTTCTCGGATTAACGGCCTTAGGCTTGGTGGAAATGACGCGAAAAAAAGCAAGACAAAATATCGAAAGCTTATTGTATATGGATTGTCCTTGCTGTCAGGCACGGGGGAGGATACAGTCACCGGAAACCGTCTGCATTCAAATTTGCCGGGAACTTAGAAAAATTACCGCCCGGCCGAGACTGCAGGGCAAGTTGGTGATTCAGACCAGCCCAAGAGTTGCCGGCGTATTGGAAAAGCGGGAAGATCTGCAAAAAATGGAACAAGAGTTAAATCGAAGGTTAATTAGTGAAGCAGTACCAGCCATGCATGATGAAGTTTTTTCAATTCTATATCAAGATGAATAA
- a CDS encoding TIGR03960 family B12-binding radical SAM protein produces MVKISQSILTQVVKPGRYTGNELNSIKKDHSQVDVTIALALPDVYEVGMSNLGLKILYQILNEHASIAAERVYAPWVDMEAQMREHNIPLYTLETFTPLKELDFVGFSLQYELSYSNILNMLDLAHIPVLAEERDDSFPLIIGGGPCAFNAEPVADFFDLLVLGEGEEVVLDVLNAYSAWKRSGETGGKPVFLKQAALIPGVYVPSLYQVVYQADGTILAITSKEEGVPPTVTKRIVHDLDAAMFATKPVVPFLDIVHDRIMLELFRGCTRGCRFCQAGMIYRPVRERQPGTLLKLAQDLVKNTGYSEISLTSLSSADYSCLHDTIRTLITTFKEQGVSVSLPSLRIDSFSIQLAQEVQQVRKSGLTFAPEAGTQRMRDVINKGVTENDLQDAVSAAFTAGWSTVKLYFMIGLPTETEEDVRGIADMARRVMDCYKRLKGRRGAKVTVSVSSFVPKPQTAFQWFGQNKIEEIEEKQELLKSLLKQSGISFNWHDAKTSFLEGVFARGDRRLGKVIHRAWKNGAKFDGWSEHFDFNIWMQAFQAEGIDPHFYAGRNRPENEVLPWDHLNSGVHKAFLLREYEQAIAAAYTIDCRRDRCEACGVCPQLTAKVIDWRQEAHA; encoded by the coding sequence ATGGTCAAGATAAGCCAATCCATCCTGACACAAGTTGTCAAACCCGGCCGTTATACCGGCAATGAGTTGAACAGTATAAAAAAGGATCATTCCCAAGTGGATGTTACGATAGCTCTGGCACTGCCGGATGTGTACGAAGTAGGCATGTCCAATCTGGGTTTAAAGATTCTTTATCAAATTTTGAACGAACATGCTTCAATCGCTGCCGAGCGGGTTTATGCCCCGTGGGTAGATATGGAAGCGCAAATGAGAGAACACAATATACCACTATATACGCTGGAGACTTTTACACCGCTAAAAGAGCTTGATTTCGTCGGCTTTTCACTGCAATATGAATTAAGCTATAGTAATATTTTGAATATGCTGGATTTAGCGCATATTCCCGTTCTGGCAGAGGAACGGGATGATTCTTTTCCGCTGATTATCGGCGGTGGTCCCTGTGCGTTCAATGCCGAACCTGTTGCCGATTTTTTTGATTTGTTGGTTTTAGGCGAAGGGGAAGAGGTTGTGCTGGATGTCCTTAATGCCTATTCAGCCTGGAAGCGTTCGGGAGAAACAGGTGGCAAACCGGTCTTCCTTAAGCAAGCGGCTCTGATACCTGGCGTATATGTTCCTTCTTTGTATCAGGTTGTTTATCAGGCAGACGGTACAATTCTGGCGATTACGTCGAAAGAAGAAGGTGTACCGCCAACAGTAACCAAAAGAATAGTTCATGATTTGGATGCTGCCATGTTTGCAACGAAACCGGTCGTACCCTTTTTAGATATTGTTCATGACCGGATTATGCTGGAACTGTTTCGTGGCTGTACACGGGGCTGCCGCTTTTGCCAGGCCGGAATGATTTACCGGCCGGTACGGGAGCGACAACCCGGCACATTGCTGAAGCTAGCTCAGGATTTGGTCAAAAATACCGGATACAGTGAAATTTCCCTCACTTCGTTAAGCTCTGCCGATTATTCCTGCCTGCACGACACGATTCGTACGTTGATAACAACTTTTAAAGAACAGGGAGTCAGTGTTTCCTTGCCGTCGCTTAGAATTGACAGCTTTTCTATTCAGTTGGCGCAGGAGGTTCAGCAAGTCCGTAAAAGCGGTCTGACTTTTGCACCGGAAGCGGGTACGCAGCGAATGCGGGATGTTATCAATAAAGGGGTTACCGAGAACGATTTGCAGGATGCTGTCAGTGCGGCCTTTACTGCCGGCTGGTCGACTGTCAAGCTGTATTTTATGATTGGTTTGCCGACTGAGACGGAAGAGGACGTGCGGGGGATTGCCGATATGGCCCGACGGGTGATGGATTGCTATAAGCGGCTTAAAGGACGTCGCGGGGCAAAAGTTACAGTAAGTGTATCTTCGTTTGTGCCCAAACCGCAGACGGCCTTTCAATGGTTCGGTCAGAATAAGATAGAGGAAATAGAAGAAAAACAAGAATTATTGAAATCCTTATTAAAACAAAGCGGCATCTCTTTTAACTGGCACGACGCAAAAACCAGTTTCTTAGAGGGTGTTTTTGCCCGGGGTGACCGCCGTTTAGGCAAGGTTATCCACCGGGCCTGGAAGAACGGTGCTAAATTTGACGGCTGGTCGGAACACTTTGATTTCAACATATGGATGCAGGCTTTTCAGGCAGAAGGGATCGATCCGCATTTTTATGCCGGGCGAAACCGGCCAGAAAATGAGGTACTGCCGTGGGATCATTTAAACTCCGGCGTGCATAAGGCGTTTTTATTGCGTGAATATGAGCAAGCGATAGCAGCAGCCTACACAATAGACTGCCGGCGGGATCGCTGTGAGGCCTGTGGCGTATGCCCCCAGTTAACAGCAAAGGTAATTGATTGGAGGCAAGAAGCCCATGCCTAA